The following proteins come from a genomic window of Aequorivita marisscotiae:
- a CDS encoding sugar nucleotide-binding protein — MNTKLEKERILILGGSGFIGNAIYKELLSYFDVHCTYCRQSGAFSENHVFHKYCVAEDSLFLLLHKIQPTVIISAFKGDYKSQFEAHQQIANYALLHSNCSVIYISSSEVFDGKFSHPSFENDLTLSESVSGKFKISIEKLLLEVIPSQTTILRLPMVLGINSPQILHLRQCIRHRAAFEVFPNLVITTTTINKICQQIHYIINQSLRGIYHLASNDMVHHEDLFNEISSKIGDKMPIFKSVFSSNEDRYAAILPKENRLPNPHQITVAQVIEDCVLNEEIISIK, encoded by the coding sequence ATGAACACGAAACTGGAAAAGGAACGGATTTTAATTTTAGGAGGAAGCGGTTTTATTGGCAACGCCATCTACAAAGAGCTTCTTTCCTATTTTGACGTTCATTGTACCTATTGTCGGCAAAGTGGTGCATTTTCCGAAAATCATGTTTTTCATAAATACTGTGTTGCCGAAGATTCTTTATTTTTATTGTTGCATAAAATTCAACCCACTGTAATAATTTCAGCATTTAAAGGCGACTATAAAAGTCAGTTTGAAGCTCATCAGCAAATTGCGAATTACGCCCTGCTACATTCAAATTGTTCTGTGATTTATATTTCTTCTTCCGAAGTTTTCGATGGAAAGTTTAGTCATCCCTCATTTGAAAACGACTTAACATTATCTGAATCAGTTTCGGGAAAATTTAAAATTTCAATAGAAAAGTTGTTGTTGGAAGTCATTCCTTCTCAAACAACTATTTTACGGTTGCCGATGGTGCTGGGCATAAACTCGCCACAGATTCTTCATTTAAGGCAGTGTATCAGGCATCGCGCCGCTTTTGAAGTTTTTCCGAATTTGGTAATCACCACTACCACCATCAATAAAATCTGCCAACAAATTCATTATATAATTAACCAATCGCTCCGCGGCATTTATCATTTGGCGAGTAACGATATGGTACATCACGAAGACCTTTTCAACGAAATATCTTCAAAAATTGGCGATAAAATGCCTATCTTTAAAAGTGTTTTTAGCAGTAATGAAGATCGATATGCGGCAATACTTCCAAAAGAAAACAGATTGCCAAATCCTCATCAAATTACTGTTGCACAAGTGATTGAAGACTGTGTTTTAAACGAAGAAATTATATCAATTAAATAG
- a CDS encoding glutaminase, translating into MLDYQAILEEIYESVTNVENKGEVAAYIPELANVPKDKFGINLQLITGENYSVGDSAEKLSIQSISKVLSLTKAFQLVGNKLWDRMDVEPSGNPFNHLSLLELENGIPRNPLINSGAIVVADILLTHLKNPKEDFLNFVREISHDHTICFNNKVAESERLTGYNNYAAANLLKSYGNLYNNVEDVLDFYFHQCSIAMDCKQLTNAFFVYANKGKCLKNRQHLTASQVKRINAIMLTCGFYDEAGEFAFEVGLPGKSGVGGGIVALLPQCFTIATWAPGLNPQGNSYLGMQALEQFTTKTQLSIF; encoded by the coding sequence ATGCTAGATTATCAAGCAATATTAGAAGAAATTTACGAATCGGTAACAAACGTTGAAAATAAAGGTGAAGTTGCTGCTTACATTCCCGAACTTGCCAATGTTCCGAAAGATAAGTTTGGAATAAACTTGCAGCTTATAACGGGCGAAAATTATTCAGTTGGCGATTCTGCGGAAAAACTGTCTATTCAAAGTATTTCAAAAGTACTTTCGCTTACAAAGGCATTTCAATTGGTTGGAAATAAACTGTGGGACAGAATGGACGTTGAACCTTCGGGGAACCCATTTAACCACCTTTCACTTTTAGAACTTGAAAACGGAATACCGAGAAACCCGCTAATTAATTCTGGCGCCATTGTAGTTGCCGATATTTTACTCACACATTTAAAGAATCCGAAAGAAGATTTTTTAAACTTTGTAAGAGAAATTTCGCACGATCATACAATATGTTTTAACAACAAGGTGGCCGAATCGGAACGATTAACGGGTTACAACAACTACGCTGCTGCAAACCTTTTAAAATCGTACGGCAATTTATACAATAACGTGGAAGATGTTTTGGATTTTTATTTTCACCAATGCTCCATAGCAATGGATTGTAAACAACTTACAAATGCTTTTTTTGTTTACGCCAATAAAGGTAAATGTTTAAAAAACAGACAGCATTTAACTGCAAGCCAAGTAAAACGTATTAATGCAATAATGCTTACCTGCGGATTTTATGACGAAGCAGGAGAGTTTGCATTCGAAGTTGGATTACCTGGCAAAAGCGGCGTTGGTGGAGGTATTGTAGCACTGTTGCCACAGTGTTTCACAATTGCCACTTGGGCTCCGGGTTTAAACCCGCAGGGCAATTCGTATTTGGGAATGCAGGCGTTAGAACAGTTTACAACTAAAACTCAATTATCTATATTTTAA
- the gcvT gene encoding glycine cleavage system aminomethyltransferase GcvT: protein MKNVALSHIHEQLGAKMVPFAGYNMPVSYEGVNTEHQTVRNAVGVFDVSHMGEFLVSGPEALNLIQKVCSNDASKVSVGQAQYTCLTNETGGIVDDLIIYRIEDQKWLLVVNASNIDKDWAWISKYNTMGAEMRNLSDDYSLLAIQGPKAIEAMQSLTSEDLNAIKFYHFKVADFAGIEHVIISATGYTGSGGFEIYCKNSEVEQVWNKVMEAGKDFGIRPIGLAARDTLRLEMGFCLYGNDISDTTSPLEAGLGWITKFTKDFVNSENLKKQKEEGVKRKLIGFELNERGIPRHDYEIADKDGNTIGIVTSGTMAPSLNKAIGLGYVTVENSTPGTEIFIQIRNKPVAATVVKTPFYKG, encoded by the coding sequence ATGAAAAACGTAGCACTTTCGCATATTCACGAACAATTGGGTGCCAAAATGGTGCCATTTGCAGGTTATAACATGCCCGTATCATACGAAGGCGTAAACACTGAACACCAAACCGTTCGCAACGCAGTTGGCGTTTTTGATGTTTCGCATATGGGCGAATTTTTAGTTTCGGGCCCAGAAGCACTCAATTTAATTCAAAAAGTCTGTAGCAACGACGCGTCAAAAGTGTCCGTGGGCCAAGCCCAATACACCTGCCTTACCAATGAAACAGGCGGTATTGTGGACGATTTAATAATTTACCGGATTGAAGACCAAAAATGGTTGCTTGTTGTAAATGCATCAAACATTGATAAAGATTGGGCTTGGATTTCTAAGTATAACACTATGGGTGCAGAAATGCGCAACCTTTCAGACGATTATTCGCTGCTCGCAATACAAGGGCCAAAAGCTATTGAAGCAATGCAATCTTTAACCTCGGAAGACTTAAATGCTATTAAATTTTATCATTTTAAAGTAGCCGATTTTGCAGGAATTGAACATGTAATTATTAGCGCAACGGGCTATACCGGTAGTGGCGGTTTTGAAATTTACTGCAAAAATAGCGAGGTAGAACAAGTTTGGAACAAAGTAATGGAAGCTGGAAAAGATTTCGGAATTAGGCCTATCGGGCTTGCGGCTCGCGATACTTTGCGACTCGAAATGGGGTTTTGTTTATACGGCAACGATATTAGCGATACAACTTCGCCTTTGGAAGCTGGATTGGGATGGATTACAAAATTCACTAAAGATTTCGTAAATTCTGAAAACCTCAAAAAACAAAAAGAAGAAGGCGTAAAAAGAAAACTAATTGGCTTTGAATTAAACGAACGCGGTATTCCAAGGCACGATTATGAGATTGCAGATAAGGACGGAAATACAATTGGAATTGTAACCAGCGGAACTATGGCACCGTCATTAAACAAAGCTATTGGTTTAGGGTACGTAACGGTAGAAAACAGTACTCCGGGCACAGAAATATTTATACAAATTAGAAATAAACCTGTTGCGGCAACTGTAGTGAAAACACCGTTTTATAAGGGCTAA
- a CDS encoding NAD-dependent succinate-semialdehyde dehydrogenase, translated as MATTTSYNPYTGETLNSYKNHTKTEVSEIINKADKRFYSWRETSFSTRKKLMLSAAAELKKNKKEYAEMITQEMGKPISQAVAEVEKCALACEYYAENAEKQLQNEIIKTDAFKSYVSYEPIGVVLAVMPWNYPFWQVFRFAAPALMAGNIGVLKHASNVFGCALNIEKVFKRAGFPDNCFSTLLIKSDSVETVIENDKVKAVTLTGSGPAGSSVAAIAGKNIKKSVLELGGSNALVVLKDCDMEQTIKTCVQARFQNTGQSCIAGKRLIIDASISEEFIEKMLIQVRELKSGDPTNDKTFIGVMAREDLAKDLEKQVNASIKAGANLRIGGKRQGAYFEPTILTGVTSSMPVFKEETFGPALAVTTFKTVEEAIELSNLSKFGLGVSIFTKNIEAAEKLALQFDEGAVFINELVKSDPRLPFGGIKESGYGRELSEHGIREFVNRKTVFINK; from the coding sequence ATGGCCACAACCACTTCGTACAATCCTTATACAGGTGAAACATTAAATTCATATAAAAATCATACAAAAACTGAAGTTTCTGAAATAATAAACAAAGCCGATAAACGCTTTTATAGTTGGCGTGAAACTTCCTTTTCTACAAGAAAGAAACTAATGCTTTCTGCTGCTGCCGAATTGAAGAAAAACAAAAAGGAATACGCCGAGATGATAACCCAAGAAATGGGAAAACCTATTTCGCAGGCCGTTGCCGAAGTAGAAAAGTGCGCTTTGGCGTGCGAGTACTATGCCGAAAATGCTGAAAAACAACTACAAAATGAAATAATAAAAACCGATGCGTTTAAAAGTTACGTTAGCTACGAGCCAATTGGGGTAGTATTGGCGGTAATGCCGTGGAACTATCCTTTCTGGCAGGTTTTTAGATTCGCAGCGCCGGCGTTAATGGCTGGGAACATAGGTGTTTTAAAGCACGCATCCAACGTATTTGGCTGTGCTTTGAACATTGAAAAGGTTTTTAAACGAGCGGGGTTTCCTGATAATTGTTTTTCAACATTACTTATTAAAAGCGACTCCGTTGAAACTGTGATTGAAAACGACAAAGTAAAAGCCGTTACTCTTACCGGGAGTGGGCCAGCGGGTTCATCGGTGGCTGCCATTGCTGGAAAAAATATTAAAAAATCTGTACTGGAATTAGGCGGAAGCAATGCCTTGGTTGTTCTTAAGGATTGCGATATGGAACAAACAATTAAAACCTGTGTGCAAGCGCGTTTTCAGAATACAGGACAGAGCTGTATTGCCGGAAAAAGACTGATTATAGATGCGTCTATTTCGGAAGAATTTATAGAGAAAATGCTAATTCAGGTTCGTGAATTAAAAAGCGGCGATCCCACCAACGACAAAACTTTTATCGGTGTAATGGCACGCGAAGATTTAGCCAAAGATTTAGAAAAACAAGTAAATGCCTCAATTAAAGCAGGAGCAAATTTACGAATAGGAGGTAAGCGACAAGGAGCTTATTTTGAACCTACTATTTTAACAGGCGTTACGAGTAGCATGCCGGTTTTTAAAGAAGAAACTTTTGGACCAGCACTCGCAGTTACAACATTTAAAACAGTGGAGGAAGCCATTGAGCTTTCTAACCTTTCCAAATTTGGATTGGGGGTTTCCATTTTCACCAAAAATATTGAAGCTGCCGAAAAATTAGCCTTGCAATTTGATGAAGGTGCGGTTTTTATAAATGAATTGGTAAAAAGCGATCCGCGATTACCTTTCGGAGGAATTAAAGAGAGTGGTTATGGTCGCGAATTAAGCGAACACGGTATTCGTGAATTTGTAAATAGAAAAACGGTTTTTATCAATAAATAA
- a CDS encoding WD40/YVTN/BNR-like repeat-containing protein, with amino-acid sequence MKNSIFALLTLLSCFTFVRAQDTALKGKELFGNMKARHIGPALMSGRINDLENHPTNARIIYAGAAGGGVWKSSDGGATFAPIFDEHAQSIGVITLDPKNPDEVIWVGTGETWTRNSVSVGNGLFKSTDGGNNWTEIPGFENSERISSIVINPNNTDEVYVGVLGALWSDSEDRGVYKTTDGGKSWNKILYTGNSTGVSDLLMDPNNPNILFASMWQFRRTAWGFNSGGENSAIHKSTDGGKTWNKLTSNLPTGKLGRIGIAMAPSDTKIIYAVIETGEKETNGLWRSNNGGNSWEHLNNDFGLTVRPFYFSRITVDPKNPDIVVKGGLTGSISRDGGKTFKNLGNMHADIHDVVFDINNSDILYSGTDGGVYRSWNGGSTFEIVENLPLSQFYHISVDDAEPYNVYGGLQDNGSWYGPSSAPGGVNARDWNSIGYGDGFRVLKHPTKNIIYSEMQGAANVWRYDVNRNRTTTVQPQPKKGDPELRFNWNAPMAVSNFAPDRFYMGSQFLHRSEDMGDSWTIISPDLTTNDKTKQDQAKSGGLSIDNSGAEKHTTIFTIAESPLDENIIWVGTDDGNVQLTTDGGKTWKNLTENLVGIPKNTWVYHIEASVHGKGTAYAVFEGHTTGDMKPYALKTTDYGKTWKSIISDDINSKAFVRNIQEDFKNEDLLFLGTELGLYVTIDGGKNWSEFTNNMPPVAVHFIDLQKRTNDLVMGTHGRGVIIIDDISPLRQLTSEILDKEVHFFQSEPFTMTEDSGFSGSFGAETQFVGENKNTDAQIVYYLKKRHTFGKMEMEIQDMTGNKITTLTPGKSKGINIVSWNFMTTAPKMAQAKTLAFSGFTAPRVAAGKYKVVLKKGKETYSHDIEIKYDEKSLTTLAQRKEQESLTQDLFNMVEDLAYMVYEINTTQLKATEVIENNPKGKKEAEKLFEALENLRKDLVITTGDNYVASAEPELREKMADLYSNVASNYNKVSGASKANFELISEEFNKAKMRYQKIKEKEGAKFNSFLEKNNILKPEIQNKAEFLQKG; translated from the coding sequence ATGAAAAATTCCATCTTCGCATTGCTAACACTACTGTCTTGCTTTACATTCGTCCGTGCTCAAGATACCGCCTTAAAAGGAAAAGAATTATTTGGTAATATGAAGGCGCGCCATATTGGTCCCGCCCTTATGAGCGGCCGAATAAACGATCTTGAGAATCATCCCACAAATGCGCGTATTATTTATGCTGGCGCCGCAGGGGGCGGGGTTTGGAAATCTAGCGATGGTGGTGCAACCTTCGCACCCATTTTTGATGAGCACGCGCAATCTATAGGCGTAATTACTTTAGATCCCAAAAACCCCGATGAAGTTATTTGGGTGGGTACGGGCGAAACTTGGACCCGCAATTCGGTTTCCGTGGGTAATGGTTTGTTTAAATCTACTGATGGAGGCAATAACTGGACAGAAATTCCAGGATTCGAAAATTCAGAAAGAATTTCTTCAATAGTAATCAATCCAAACAATACCGATGAAGTTTATGTTGGTGTTTTAGGCGCACTTTGGAGCGATAGCGAGGATCGCGGTGTTTACAAAACCACCGATGGCGGAAAATCATGGAACAAGATTTTATACACTGGAAATTCTACGGGTGTTTCAGATTTATTAATGGATCCAAATAATCCAAACATACTTTTTGCCTCTATGTGGCAATTTCGAAGAACCGCATGGGGTTTCAATTCGGGTGGGGAAAATAGTGCAATCCATAAATCTACCGACGGTGGAAAAACTTGGAATAAACTTACTAGTAATCTTCCTACCGGAAAATTAGGAAGAATTGGTATTGCAATGGCTCCGAGCGATACTAAAATTATTTATGCCGTTATTGAAACCGGTGAGAAAGAAACAAACGGACTCTGGAGATCTAACAATGGCGGTAATTCCTGGGAACATTTAAACAATGATTTTGGACTAACCGTTCGTCCTTTTTACTTTTCGCGGATTACGGTCGACCCAAAAAACCCCGACATCGTGGTAAAAGGTGGCTTAACAGGTTCCATAAGCCGCGATGGCGGAAAAACCTTTAAAAATCTCGGAAATATGCATGCAGATATTCACGATGTTGTTTTCGATATAAATAATAGTGATATTCTCTATTCAGGAACCGATGGTGGCGTTTATCGTTCATGGAATGGTGGTTCAACTTTTGAAATTGTTGAAAATCTGCCACTTTCCCAATTTTACCACATAAGTGTTGACGATGCCGAACCATACAACGTTTACGGTGGTCTGCAAGATAACGGCTCCTGGTACGGCCCCTCCTCTGCTCCCGGCGGGGTAAATGCCCGCGACTGGAATAGTATAGGATACGGCGACGGATTTCGAGTTTTAAAACATCCCACAAAAAATATTATTTATTCTGAAATGCAGGGTGCCGCAAATGTTTGGCGTTACGATGTAAATAGAAACCGTACCACTACTGTACAACCACAACCTAAAAAAGGTGATCCAGAGCTTCGCTTTAACTGGAATGCACCAATGGCTGTGAGCAACTTTGCTCCGGATAGATTTTATATGGGAAGCCAATTTCTTCATCGTTCTGAAGATATGGGCGATAGCTGGACGATTATTTCGCCAGATTTAACTACCAACGATAAAACTAAACAAGATCAGGCCAAATCTGGTGGACTCTCGATAGATAATAGTGGCGCAGAAAAACACACTACTATTTTTACCATTGCCGAATCGCCATTAGATGAAAATATAATATGGGTGGGCACAGATGATGGGAATGTACAACTTACAACCGATGGCGGAAAAACTTGGAAAAACCTTACCGAAAATTTAGTGGGAATTCCAAAAAATACCTGGGTGTACCACATTGAAGCCAGCGTTCACGGCAAAGGAACGGCTTATGCAGTTTTTGAAGGGCATACCACTGGCGATATGAAACCATACGCCCTAAAAACCACTGATTACGGAAAAACTTGGAAATCGATTATTTCGGATGACATAAATTCCAAAGCCTTTGTTAGAAATATTCAAGAAGATTTTAAAAATGAAGATTTGCTATTTTTAGGAACCGAATTGGGACTTTACGTTACAATTGATGGTGGTAAAAATTGGTCTGAATTTACAAACAATATGCCACCTGTTGCGGTTCATTTTATAGATCTTCAAAAGCGCACCAACGATTTGGTAATGGGCACCCACGGTCGTGGCGTAATTATAATTGACGATATAAGCCCTTTGCGCCAACTAACCTCAGAAATTTTAGATAAAGAGGTGCATTTCTTTCAGTCGGAACCATTTACCATGACCGAAGATAGTGGCTTTAGTGGCAGTTTTGGCGCAGAAACACAATTTGTTGGCGAAAATAAAAATACCGACGCTCAAATAGTGTATTACCTAAAAAAGAGACACACCTTTGGCAAAATGGAGATGGAAATACAAGACATGACAGGAAACAAAATTACGACATTAACACCAGGAAAGTCGAAAGGTATTAATATAGTCAGCTGGAATTTTATGACTACAGCTCCAAAAATGGCCCAAGCAAAAACCCTTGCATTTAGTGGCTTTACCGCGCCTAGAGTAGCGGCCGGAAAATATAAGGTAGTACTTAAAAAAGGCAAAGAAACATATAGCCACGACATTGAAATAAAGTACGACGAAAAATCTCTTACTACTTTGGCGCAACGAAAAGAGCAAGAATCACTCACACAAGACCTCTTTAATATGGTTGAGGATTTGGCATATATGGTTTATGAAATTAACACAACTCAGCTAAAAGCAACCGAAGTAATTGAAAACAACCCAAAGGGAAAGAAAGAGGCCGAAAAATTATTCGAAGCGCTGGAGAACCTACGAAAGGACTTGGTAATTACCACTGGCGATAATTACGTGGCTTCGGCAGAACCAGAATTACGCGAAAAAATGGCAGACTTGTACAGCAATGTGGCTTCCAATTACAATAAGGTCTCTGGGGCTTCAAAAGCGAATTTCGAATTAATTTCTGAAGAATTTAATAAAGCAAAAATGCGTTATCAAAAGATAAAAGAGAAAGAAGGAGCTAAATTCAATTCATTTTTAGAAAAAAACAATATTTTAAAACCTGAAATACAAAATAAAGCTGAGTTTTTGCAGAAAGGATAA
- a CDS encoding outer membrane lipoprotein-sorting protein, with amino-acid sequence MKIFKTLTIAFLLTAIVPVTAQTADEIISNYFENTGGKTAWENLESVKMTATANAQGMEIPVEIYQTKDGKQLIKINFQGQDITQLAFDGETMWTTNFMTMQPEKSDAETTENMKKQMKDFPSPFMNYKEKGFTVELMGKETKEGAETFKLKLTQTPVMVNGVEEPNVSYYYFDTENFVPIVAESEIKEGPMAGQMNVSTMSDYQEVDGLYFPFALSMGGQAIQLKDIELNPEIKVSMFAFPATSPAEVEKD; translated from the coding sequence ATGAAAATTTTTAAAACACTCACCATCGCCTTTTTATTAACTGCCATCGTACCCGTAACAGCACAAACTGCAGATGAAATAATTAGTAATTATTTTGAAAATACTGGAGGAAAAACAGCTTGGGAAAATCTAGAAAGCGTAAAAATGACAGCTACTGCCAACGCGCAAGGCATGGAGATTCCGGTTGAAATTTACCAAACCAAAGACGGCAAACAATTAATTAAAATTAATTTTCAAGGGCAAGATATTACCCAACTCGCTTTTGATGGTGAAACCATGTGGACCACAAACTTCATGACCATGCAACCCGAAAAAAGTGATGCTGAAACTACTGAAAACATGAAGAAACAAATGAAGGATTTCCCCAGTCCTTTTATGAATTACAAAGAAAAAGGATTTACAGTAGAACTTATGGGAAAAGAAACAAAAGAGGGTGCCGAAACTTTTAAATTGAAACTTACACAAACTCCCGTAATGGTTAACGGAGTGGAGGAACCAAACGTATCATACTATTATTTTGACACCGAAAACTTTGTACCCATTGTTGCTGAAAGTGAAATTAAAGAAGGCCCAATGGCTGGACAAATGAATGTGAGTACCATGAGCGATTATCAAGAAGTAGATGGTTTGTATTTTCCTTTTGCCCTGTCTATGGGCGGGCAAGCTATTCAGTTAAAAGATATAGAGCTAAATCCTGAAATTAAAGTATCTATGTTTGCCTTCCCTGCAACTTCTCCGGCAGAAGTTGAAAAAGATTAA
- a CDS encoding acyl-CoA thioesterase has product MNFHTRKWIKPEDLNPNGTLFGGRLLEWIDEEAALYAIIQLENPRTVTKFMSEINFKSSAKKGDIIEIGIDTVKFGNSSLTLCCEVRNKMTREVIISIEKIIMVSLGEDGKPQKHGKIEKEFVKDRLAK; this is encoded by the coding sequence ATGAATTTTCATACAAGAAAATGGATTAAACCTGAAGATTTAAACCCCAACGGAACACTTTTCGGAGGCAGACTTTTGGAGTGGATTGATGAGGAGGCCGCACTTTACGCAATAATTCAACTTGAAAACCCACGAACCGTTACAAAGTTTATGAGTGAAATAAATTTTAAAAGTTCTGCGAAAAAAGGCGATATAATTGAAATAGGTATAGACACCGTAAAATTTGGTAATAGCTCCTTAACCCTTTGTTGTGAGGTAAGAAATAAGATGACGAGAGAGGTTATAATAAGTATTGAAAAAATAATAATGGTAAGTCTAGGAGAAGATGGCAAACCCCAAAAACACGGCAAAATAGAAAAGGAATTTGTAAAAGATAGATTGGCAAAATAA
- a CDS encoding mechanosensitive ion channel family protein, producing the protein MNTEAIQAYSCLLQDYLVNEGMTYGWAVFINVVVNCIILWLAVSIIDIVFRKTIIQVFKAFSNKTISTFDDYLIKSNFPKYIAHVLPLIIVWYLIPIIFMESPLVISLLLIVAKVYSVVLFVLIFRSILRTTRNFMEESERYGDKPLESYVQVLMIFAWGVGAFFIINLLTGYSVTSLATLGAASAVVLLIFKDTILGFVASIQVSVNDIVRIGDWITFSKFGADGFVTEINLATVRVQNWDNTFTTIPTYSLIADSFQNWRGMQDSGGRRIKRAIYIKQTSIKFLSDEDLDRLKKIALIKPYIEHRQRDIDKFNRQTEANKEVQINGRNQTNLGVFRYYIDAYLNENTAINKDLALMVRHLEPTEKGLPIEIYCFSKDKRWVNYEHIQADIFDHLLAATPYFDLEVFELPTGKDFKSLA; encoded by the coding sequence ATGAATACCGAAGCCATACAGGCCTATAGCTGCTTACTTCAGGATTATCTGGTAAATGAAGGCATGACCTATGGTTGGGCGGTCTTTATTAATGTTGTGGTTAACTGCATTATACTTTGGCTGGCCGTTTCAATAATTGATATTGTTTTTAGGAAAACAATCATCCAGGTTTTTAAAGCATTTAGCAATAAAACCATCTCTACTTTTGATGATTATCTAATAAAAAGTAATTTTCCAAAGTACATAGCGCACGTTTTGCCATTAATTATAGTATGGTATCTTATACCTATTATTTTTATGGAATCGCCTTTGGTTATAAGCCTGTTACTAATTGTAGCCAAAGTTTACTCCGTTGTTTTATTCGTTCTTATTTTCCGAAGCATATTGCGCACTACCCGTAATTTTATGGAAGAAAGCGAACGCTACGGCGATAAGCCTTTAGAAAGTTACGTACAGGTATTAATGATTTTTGCCTGGGGTGTAGGCGCATTCTTTATAATTAATTTACTCACCGGCTATTCAGTAACTAGCCTTGCAACTTTAGGCGCTGCTTCGGCTGTTGTTTTACTGATTTTTAAAGATACCATCCTCGGATTTGTAGCCAGTATTCAGGTTTCAGTAAATGATATTGTGCGAATTGGCGACTGGATTACCTTCAGTAAATTTGGTGCAGACGGTTTTGTAACCGAAATTAACCTCGCTACCGTACGCGTACAAAATTGGGACAACACTTTTACAACCATTCCAACGTATAGCTTAATTGCAGACTCTTTTCAGAACTGGCGCGGAATGCAAGATAGCGGTGGAAGAAGAATTAAACGCGCTATTTATATTAAGCAGACTTCCATTAAATTTCTATCTGATGAAGATTTGGATCGTTTAAAAAAAATTGCACTTATAAAACCTTATATCGAACATAGACAAAGAGATATTGATAAGTTTAACCGCCAAACCGAAGCAAATAAAGAAGTGCAAATTAATGGGAGAAACCAAACAAATCTCGGAGTGTTTAGATATTATATTGATGCATATTTAAACGAAAATACCGCTATTAATAAAGATTTGGCTTTGATGGTTAGACATTTGGAACCTACCGAAAAAGGATTGCCTATTGAAATTTACTGTTTTAGTAAAGACAAGCGTTGGGTAAATTACGAACACATCCAAGCAGACATTTTTGATCACTTGTTGGCTGCAACGCCTTACTTTGATCTCGAAGTATTTGAATTACCCACTGGAAAAGATTTTAAATCGTTGGCATAA
- a CDS encoding DUF3817 domain-containing protein — translation MILSVKSFRLISTLEAISFLVLLGIAMPLKYIWHLPQMVQIVGMAHGVLFVIYVAGAFYMYKKLKWSLTDLFIVVMCSVLPFGPFYVERKYL, via the coding sequence GTGATATTATCAGTAAAATCCTTCCGATTAATTAGCACTCTAGAAGCTATTTCATTTCTAGTACTTTTAGGCATTGCAATGCCGTTAAAATATATTTGGCACTTGCCTCAAATGGTTCAAATTGTGGGTATGGCCCACGGGGTGCTATTTGTAATTTATGTAGCCGGCGCCTTTTATATGTATAAAAAATTAAAGTGGTCTCTTACAGATTTATTTATTGTAGTTATGTGCTCCGTATTGCCATTTGGACCTTTTTATGTAGAACGTAAATATTTATAA